The following are encoded together in the Thermomonas brevis genome:
- a CDS encoding efflux RND transporter permease subunit, giving the protein MLNRLVELSLRYKFLVLIVFAVVAFLGISAVRNVPIDAFPDVTPVQVNIYTESPGLAAEDVEQLLTTPVESALAGLPKVQEIRSVSLFGLSYVSVYFKDDMDIYFARQLVNERLQEIGDRLPEGYGKPSMGPNTSGLGQVYWYTVERAPGVSKDQVTDMDLRTWQEWTVRLILRTAPGVDDVSSWGGGERQYQVQIDPQRLYARGLGFGDVINALPANNGQVGGNVMDVGREQFLVRGLGLLKSTEDIGAIMLKSEDGVPVYLRDVATVVEAPAPRFGAVTRDGQEVVMGQALARIGENAKDVVEAVKGKLDVVRDALPKTMVLKPMYERTDLVNKAVETAVRALVEGSLLVAIILFLFLGEVRSALVVIVTLPLAMLIAFIGMGQVGLSANLMSLAGLAIGIGMMVDGAVVMVENAFRIMAERLEHGEKVDKTSAVLAAAKEVANPITFAIGIIIVVFLPLFALEGLEGKMFKPMAFNIAFAMAGSLILSLTLIPVLASMILKPKPERDTWLVARIKRGYQPLLAKALGRKKVVVISALVALVASLALFPFLGKEFMPQLQEGSIMWRVTGIPSTSLNESIKTSNTIAAAFKQFPEVETTLAMIGRAEKGETADVNYMEIYTALKPEEEWKSGRDIKQLEAAMQETLEKVVPNVVPGYTQPIQMRVEELISGVRATLALKLYGEDLGELDKLSGRIKRVLDKVPGVADLALEANIGKPQIRIAVKRDELARHGMNAEEVLTIVRNGLGGEPVSVLLDGVKRFDIAVRLDDATRDSVESLRRIPLRTATGALVPLSEVADINVAEGYSFVRREQLQRYAVIQMDVRGRDVDSFVQDAETAIKQQVKLPPGYWIEWGGAFENQQRALAKLALIVPVTIFFIFVLLYTAFNSVKYAALILANVPFATIGGLLALFVTGQYLSVPSAIGFIAVFGVAMLNGIVLVSFLNELREKGLSVREAVVQGTALRLRPVLMTASVAILGLVPMLLSSGVGAETQRPLATVVVGGLISSTLLTLVLLPVLYEWLETRAERKGAGSNPQETV; this is encoded by the coding sequence ATGCTGAATCGCCTGGTCGAACTCTCCCTGCGCTACAAGTTCCTGGTCCTGATCGTGTTCGCGGTCGTCGCCTTCCTCGGCATCAGCGCCGTTCGCAACGTGCCGATCGATGCCTTCCCCGACGTGACGCCGGTCCAGGTCAACATCTACACCGAGTCCCCGGGCCTGGCCGCCGAGGACGTCGAGCAGTTGCTCACCACGCCGGTGGAGTCTGCGTTGGCCGGCCTGCCGAAGGTGCAGGAAATCCGCTCGGTCAGCCTGTTCGGGTTGTCGTACGTGTCGGTCTATTTCAAGGACGACATGGACATCTACTTCGCGCGACAACTGGTCAACGAACGCCTGCAGGAAATCGGCGATCGTCTGCCTGAAGGCTATGGCAAGCCGAGCATGGGCCCGAACACGTCGGGCCTGGGGCAGGTGTACTGGTACACCGTCGAACGCGCGCCCGGCGTCAGTAAGGACCAGGTCACCGATATGGACCTGCGCACATGGCAGGAATGGACCGTGCGGCTGATCCTGCGCACGGCACCGGGCGTGGACGACGTTAGTTCCTGGGGCGGTGGCGAACGCCAGTACCAGGTGCAGATCGATCCGCAACGCCTCTACGCCCGCGGGCTGGGCTTCGGCGATGTCATCAACGCGCTCCCCGCCAACAACGGCCAGGTCGGCGGTAACGTGATGGACGTGGGCCGCGAGCAGTTCCTGGTGCGCGGTCTGGGTTTGCTGAAGTCGACCGAGGACATCGGCGCGATCATGCTCAAGTCGGAGGACGGTGTGCCGGTGTATCTGCGTGACGTGGCAACCGTGGTCGAAGCCCCCGCGCCGCGCTTCGGTGCGGTGACCCGCGACGGCCAGGAAGTCGTGATGGGCCAGGCGCTGGCCCGCATCGGCGAGAACGCCAAGGACGTGGTCGAGGCGGTCAAGGGCAAGCTTGACGTGGTGCGCGATGCACTGCCGAAGACCATGGTGCTCAAGCCGATGTACGAGCGCACTGACCTCGTCAACAAGGCGGTCGAAACCGCGGTGCGGGCGCTGGTGGAAGGCTCGCTGCTGGTCGCGATCATCCTGTTCCTGTTCCTGGGCGAGGTCCGCTCAGCGCTGGTCGTGATCGTCACACTGCCGCTGGCCATGCTGATTGCCTTCATCGGCATGGGGCAGGTCGGCTTGTCCGCCAATCTGATGTCGCTCGCGGGCCTGGCGATCGGCATCGGCATGATGGTCGACGGCGCGGTGGTAATGGTGGAGAACGCCTTCCGGATCATGGCGGAGCGGTTGGAACACGGAGAGAAGGTCGACAAGACTTCTGCGGTGTTGGCCGCGGCTAAGGAAGTGGCCAATCCAATCACGTTCGCGATCGGCATCATCATCGTGGTGTTCCTGCCGCTGTTCGCGCTGGAAGGCCTCGAAGGCAAGATGTTCAAGCCGATGGCATTCAACATCGCCTTCGCGATGGCCGGTTCGCTGATCCTGAGCCTGACGCTGATCCCGGTCTTGGCGTCGATGATTCTCAAGCCCAAGCCCGAGCGCGATACGTGGTTGGTGGCCAGGATCAAGCGTGGTTATCAGCCGCTGTTGGCGAAGGCGCTGGGCCGCAAGAAAGTGGTCGTGATCAGCGCGCTTGTCGCCTTGGTCGCGAGCCTGGCGCTGTTCCCTTTCCTGGGTAAGGAGTTCATGCCGCAACTGCAGGAAGGCTCGATCATGTGGCGCGTGACGGGCATCCCGTCGACCTCGCTCAACGAATCGATCAAGACCAGCAACACCATCGCCGCGGCCTTCAAGCAATTCCCGGAGGTCGAGACCACGCTGGCGATGATCGGCCGTGCCGAGAAGGGCGAGACCGCCGATGTCAATTACATGGAGATCTACACCGCGCTCAAACCCGAGGAAGAGTGGAAGTCGGGCCGCGACATCAAGCAGCTCGAAGCGGCGATGCAGGAGACGCTGGAGAAGGTCGTGCCGAACGTGGTGCCCGGCTACACCCAACCGATCCAGATGCGCGTGGAGGAACTGATCTCCGGCGTGCGCGCCACCTTGGCGCTGAAGCTTTACGGTGAAGACCTGGGCGAACTCGACAAGCTGAGCGGCCGCATCAAGCGCGTGCTGGACAAGGTGCCGGGCGTGGCCGACCTTGCTTTGGAAGCCAACATCGGCAAGCCGCAGATTCGCATCGCGGTCAAGCGCGACGAACTGGCCCGCCATGGCATGAACGCTGAGGAGGTGCTCACCATCGTCCGCAATGGCCTGGGCGGCGAACCGGTGAGCGTACTGCTCGATGGCGTGAAACGCTTCGATATCGCAGTGCGGCTGGATGACGCGACACGCGATTCGGTCGAGTCATTGCGTCGCATCCCGCTCCGCACGGCAACCGGCGCCTTGGTGCCGCTGTCGGAGGTAGCCGACATCAACGTGGCCGAAGGTTACTCGTTCGTCCGTCGCGAGCAACTGCAACGCTATGCGGTGATCCAGATGGACGTCCGAGGCCGCGACGTCGATAGCTTCGTCCAGGACGCTGAGACGGCGATTAAGCAGCAGGTGAAGCTGCCGCCGGGCTACTGGATCGAGTGGGGTGGGGCGTTCGAGAACCAGCAGCGTGCGCTGGCCAAGTTGGCGCTGATCGTGCCAGTCACGATCTTTTTCATCTTCGTGTTGCTCTATACCGCCTTCAACTCGGTCAAGTACGCGGCGCTGATTCTGGCCAACGTGCCGTTCGCCACCATTGGCGGATTGTTGGCCTTGTTTGTCACCGGCCAGTACCTGTCGGTGCCCTCAGCGATCGGCTTCATCGCGGTATTCGGCGTGGCGATGCTCAACGGCATCGTGCTGGTGAGCTTCCTCAACGAGCTGCGTGAGAAAGGCCTGTCGGTGCGCGAAGCGGTGGTGCAGGGCACGGCTCTGCGTCTGCGACCGGTGCTGATGACCGCGAGCGTGGCGATCCTCGGTCTGGTGCCGATGCTGCTGTCCAGCGGTGTCGGCGCGGAAACGCAACGTCCGTTGGCGACGGTGGTGGTGGGTGGCCTGATCAGTTCGACGCTGTTGACGCTCGTGCTGTTGCCCGTGCTGTACGAATGGCTTGAAACCCGCGCCGAACGCAAGGGGGCCGGATCCAACCCGCAGGAGACCGTGTGA
- a CDS encoding mercuric transporter MerT family protein has translation MARLPARSSLPAIIAASLAAFAASVCCVVPLVLVLLGISGAWIANLTALDAWRPWFSAATLGCLGLAFWALYGPASRCRTDGECVDPRVLYRRRRWLWIATVLIGLLLLFPYYVGWFL, from the coding sequence ATGGCCAGACTCCCTGCCAGATCCTCCCTTCCAGCCATCATTGCGGCGAGTCTTGCCGCCTTCGCGGCATCCGTGTGCTGCGTGGTGCCTCTGGTTTTGGTGCTGCTGGGCATCAGCGGCGCATGGATTGCCAACCTCACCGCGCTGGATGCCTGGCGACCTTGGTTCAGTGCCGCCACGCTGGGGTGCTTGGGTCTGGCTTTCTGGGCCCTCTATGGGCCGGCGTCACGCTGCCGTACCGACGGAGAATGCGTGGATCCTCGGGTTCTGTATCGCCGCAGGCGTTGGCTGTGGATCGCCACGGTGCTGATCGGCTTGTTGCTGCTGTTCCCCTATTACGTAGGCTGGTTTCTGTAG
- a CDS encoding efflux RND transporter periplasmic adaptor subunit, translated as MTPFRLMSPLLAAALLLAMAACSRSPSTESAPTEAEGAEAPTESEAGIAPVKLDAAAMKAAGIVVQALQPASMSEQLRAPGEVLDNAYGTALITPSVEALVVRRHAKLGDEVRAGAPLVTLSSVEVANAQAELRIAEQEWRRVSALGREAVSGRRINEAQVALDRARATAQAYGLPGTAAGRSNGQFTLTAPHAGRITEDAVVVGEKIEPGKTLFRLVDESVVWVDAKLPSGIVPRITPGTEATVVFNGERLKGTVQHPAHRTSDTTRNAVVRIEVPNRDDRLHSGDYVDVFFEASDVAKDGNAAVTMVSVPTDAVVQLEGDTVVFRRNATGALEPTPVRTGEAIGDRTVIREGLKPGDAVVVEGAFAVKAQMLKSQLGEE; from the coding sequence ATGACCCCGTTCCGTCTGATGTCGCCGTTGCTGGCCGCGGCGTTACTGCTTGCCATGGCCGCATGTTCGAGGTCCCCCTCGACCGAGTCGGCCCCGACCGAAGCCGAAGGCGCTGAAGCGCCCACCGAAAGCGAAGCCGGCATCGCGCCCGTCAAGCTCGATGCCGCAGCGATGAAAGCTGCCGGCATCGTCGTGCAGGCGTTGCAGCCCGCTTCGATGAGCGAACAGCTGCGTGCGCCCGGTGAAGTGCTCGACAATGCCTACGGCACGGCGCTGATCACGCCCAGTGTCGAAGCCCTGGTCGTGCGTCGCCATGCCAAGCTCGGCGACGAAGTGCGCGCCGGCGCACCGCTGGTGACGCTGTCCAGCGTCGAAGTCGCCAATGCCCAGGCAGAGTTGCGCATCGCCGAACAGGAATGGCGCCGCGTCTCTGCACTCGGTCGTGAGGCCGTGTCCGGGCGCCGCATCAACGAGGCACAGGTCGCGCTCGATCGCGCTCGCGCAACGGCACAGGCGTATGGCTTGCCGGGCACGGCGGCCGGGCGCAGCAACGGCCAGTTCACCTTGACCGCGCCGCATGCCGGGCGAATCACCGAGGATGCCGTGGTCGTCGGCGAGAAAATTGAACCGGGCAAGACGCTGTTCCGCCTGGTCGATGAATCGGTGGTTTGGGTCGACGCCAAGCTGCCATCGGGGATCGTTCCGCGCATCACACCCGGCACGGAAGCGACGGTGGTGTTCAACGGCGAGCGCCTGAAGGGTACCGTTCAGCATCCCGCGCATCGCACGTCGGACACGACCCGCAATGCGGTGGTGCGGATCGAGGTTCCGAACCGGGACGACCGCCTGCACAGCGGCGATTACGTCGATGTGTTCTTCGAGGCCAGCGACGTCGCCAAGGATGGCAACGCCGCCGTGACTATGGTGTCGGTGCCAACCGACGCGGTGGTGCAGTTGGAAGGCGACACGGTCGTGTTCCGTCGCAACGCGACCGGTGCGTTGGAACCGACGCCGGTGCGTACCGGTGAAGCGATCGGCGATCGGACCGTCATCCGCGAAGGCCTCAAGCCCGGCGACGCCGTCGTGGTCGAAGGCGCCTTTGCCGTCAAAGCGCAGATGCTCAAGTCGCAGTTAGGAGAAGAGTGA
- a CDS encoding GDCCVxC domain-containing (seleno)protein codes for MAELQLQSTLTCPQCGHQAVETMPTTACQFLYECVGCGELLKPKPGDCCVFCSYGTVPCPPIQQNSSCCDSTG; via the coding sequence GTGGCTGAGTTGCAGTTGCAGAGCACGCTGACGTGCCCGCAGTGTGGACATCAGGCTGTCGAAACCATGCCGACGACGGCGTGCCAGTTCTTGTACGAGTGCGTGGGCTGCGGCGAGCTACTGAAACCCAAGCCGGGCGACTGTTGTGTTTTTTGCTCGTACGGCACCGTGCCGTGTCCGCCCATCCAGCAAAACAGTTCCTGCTGTGACAGCACGGGTTAA
- a CDS encoding copper-binding protein, protein MKLTSFIPAMTVLLLAACSQAPSGGDATPGADNTPMPAAEHAPMADQSKPATADMAQSAKTASATGTVEAVDAAAGKITIAHGPVDALGWPAMTMGFKATPEQITSVQAGQKVHFEFQAQGMEATITQIMPAQ, encoded by the coding sequence ATGAAATTGACCTCATTTATTCCCGCGATGACTGTGCTGTTACTGGCGGCCTGCTCCCAGGCGCCTAGCGGTGGTGATGCCACACCGGGCGCCGACAACACGCCGATGCCGGCTGCTGAGCACGCGCCAATGGCCGACCAGTCGAAACCGGCTACTGCCGACATGGCGCAATCGGCCAAGACGGCATCGGCTACGGGTACTGTCGAAGCCGTCGATGCGGCTGCCGGCAAGATCACCATCGCCCACGGCCCGGTGGACGCGCTGGGTTGGCCGGCGATGACGATGGGCTTCAAGGCCACACCTGAACAGATCACCTCGGTGCAGGCGGGTCAGAAGGTACATTTCGAGTTCCAGGCCCAGGGCATGGAAGCGACGATCACCCAGATCATGCCAGCGCAGTAA
- a CDS encoding RES family NAD+ phosphorylase: MRALIRKHFNEWTYNPHWGGDGLSAIFQGENPILNFNASWDPIDIEDAVLPAIEEGYETETVPISLHAGYYDGHPNMPLEALVDSHEERFNSLLARTRRENSYLIEPEAKLLLEPHLHFLRRKMPAGTVVHRARIGFAERNYRIFERPNDAWFYLPYEGVALGAAPPSVSASGRMNRAGVSFLYAASNLETALSEVRPHPGHVVSVGEFRSSRTLMIADFSQVSIAEFSSSDERLNDYWLLLSIDRLFSVPIPPEERQNYVLSQLLSDVIRQLGFDGVSFRSSVGTGINYAFFDAAGFEYVVDSARSLHVSSLAYVSRPLRKLTREAN, encoded by the coding sequence ATGCGCGCCTTGATCAGGAAGCACTTCAATGAGTGGACTTACAATCCTCACTGGGGCGGAGATGGTTTGTCGGCTATTTTTCAGGGCGAAAACCCCATTCTGAACTTCAATGCGAGTTGGGATCCCATTGATATTGAAGATGCAGTTCTTCCAGCCATTGAAGAAGGATATGAAACGGAAACCGTGCCGATCTCGCTTCACGCTGGTTACTACGACGGCCACCCTAACATGCCACTGGAAGCTCTTGTTGATAGCCACGAGGAGCGTTTTAACAGTTTGCTAGCTCGAACACGCAGGGAGAACTCTTACTTGATCGAGCCAGAGGCAAAACTACTTTTAGAGCCTCATTTGCATTTTCTGAGGAGGAAAATGCCGGCCGGCACCGTGGTTCATCGAGCTAGGATAGGATTTGCTGAACGGAACTATAGAATTTTTGAAAGACCTAACGACGCTTGGTTCTACCTACCTTATGAGGGCGTCGCACTTGGAGCAGCCCCGCCTTCGGTTTCAGCTTCAGGGCGAATGAATCGCGCAGGCGTGTCATTCCTATATGCAGCGAGCAATCTGGAAACTGCCTTGAGCGAAGTCCGCCCGCATCCTGGGCATGTGGTGTCCGTCGGGGAATTTCGATCTTCGCGTACTCTCATGATTGCTGATTTCAGTCAGGTTTCGATAGCGGAGTTTTCTTCCTCAGATGAACGACTAAATGACTACTGGCTACTTTTGTCCATCGATAGATTGTTCAGTGTTCCCATTCCACCTGAAGAGCGTCAAAACTACGTTCTCTCTCAACTGCTCTCGGACGTGATTCGACAGTTGGGATTTGACGGTGTCTCATTTCGCAGCTCAGTTGGCACGGGAATCAACTATGCATTCTTCGACGCAGCCGGATTTGAATACGTTGTCGATAGCGCGCGGTCGCTTCACGTTTCTAGCTTGGCGTACGTCAGCAGGCCATTGAGGAAGTTGACCCGAGAAGCCAATTGA
- a CDS encoding P-II family nitrogen regulator codes for MKQIKAFVHRNRVSDLIHALEAAGFQRLSLFDVKGLLRALSAREQEYSVEFGDQVINEVQMELFCEDEDVARAVEIFRRVGRTGRPDAGWVYVSPVEQAFPIDGTA; via the coding sequence ATGAAACAGATCAAGGCGTTCGTGCACCGCAACCGGGTCTCCGACCTGATCCACGCGCTGGAAGCCGCCGGCTTCCAGCGCCTGAGCCTGTTCGACGTGAAGGGCCTGCTGCGTGCACTCAGTGCACGCGAGCAGGAGTATTCGGTCGAGTTCGGCGACCAGGTGATCAACGAGGTGCAGATGGAGCTGTTCTGCGAGGATGAAGACGTGGCCCGGGCTGTGGAAATCTTCCGCCGTGTCGGGCGGACGGGGCGACCGGACGCGGGCTGGGTCTATGTCAGCCCGGTGGAGCAAGCATTCCCCATCGACGGCACCGCGTAG
- a CDS encoding MerR family transcriptional regulator, whose amino-acid sequence MAASPLTISKLAASAGVHVETVRYYQRRRLLPEPQRPQGGFRHYGSADVARLQFIRRAQAMGFTLDEIAGLLEIKGKRACEQTRQLTALKLVDVRQRLDALHRLEVDLMSLIAECNQAPGGGSCPTLELLDRS is encoded by the coding sequence ATGGCCGCGAGCCCCCTCACTATCAGCAAACTGGCGGCTTCCGCCGGGGTGCACGTCGAAACCGTGCGCTACTACCAGCGCCGCCGACTGTTGCCGGAACCCCAGCGACCCCAAGGCGGTTTTCGCCACTATGGCTCGGCTGATGTCGCCCGCCTGCAGTTCATCCGGCGCGCCCAGGCGATGGGTTTTACCCTGGATGAAATTGCCGGGCTGTTGGAGATCAAAGGCAAGCGCGCTTGCGAACAAACGCGTCAACTGACCGCGCTCAAGCTGGTCGATGTTCGCCAACGACTCGATGCATTACACCGGTTGGAAGTCGATCTGATGAGCCTCATCGCCGAATGCAATCAGGCGCCGGGCGGCGGTTCATGTCCGACACTCGAACTTCTCGATCGATCGTGA
- a CDS encoding heavy-metal-associated domain-containing protein, whose translation MRKSILGLVMMAWVGVAIAATPKQVVLNVKNMTCPACSITIEKALDQVPGVTGRQVNTQAGTVVVTFDAERTSLPVVTRAITDAGFPASVRAKGG comes from the coding sequence ATGCGCAAATCCATATTGGGCTTGGTGATGATGGCGTGGGTCGGCGTGGCGATCGCGGCGACACCCAAGCAGGTCGTACTCAACGTCAAGAACATGACCTGTCCCGCTTGCAGCATCACCATCGAGAAGGCCTTGGACCAAGTGCCGGGCGTGACGGGCAGGCAGGTGAATACCCAGGCGGGAACAGTGGTCGTGACGTTCGACGCGGAGCGAACAAGCTTGCCTGTCGTAACGCGTGCCATTACGGACGCCGGCTTTCCTGCCAGCGTGAGGGCAAAGGGTGGCTGA
- the lpdA gene encoding dihydrolipoyl dehydrogenase, which translates to MFDLVIIGGGPGGYPAAIRAAQLGMKVACVETRTRMGGTCLNIGCIPSKALLESSERFMAAKTEFATHGVEFDGLRLNLANLLDHKDKVVSGLGDGIDYLFRKHKITRLLGTGSIPGPGQVSVTAADGASQTLQAKAIVIATGSAGATLPNVPIDEDRIVSSTGALSFAQVPEHLVVIGAGYVGLELGSVWQRLGSKVTVIEYLDRITPGMDAELARALHKVLQQQGFEFRLSQKVASARIDGDAVVLSVEPSNGGAGEELRADRVLVSVGRRPYIDGLGLDAIGVARDRKGFITVDAQWRTNVEGIYAIGDVIGGPMLAHKATEEGIALAEQLAGLPGHVNYGAIPAIVYTAPEAASVGLSEEALKDAGVNYKVGRFPFNANSRARAKAQTEGLAKVLADAETDRILGVHILGPEAGSLIHEAVVAMEFHGAADDLARTCHAHPTLPEALKEAAMDVGKWAIHSAR; encoded by the coding sequence ATGTTCGATCTGGTCATCATCGGTGGCGGGCCGGGCGGCTACCCGGCCGCCATACGTGCCGCGCAGTTGGGGATGAAGGTGGCCTGCGTCGAAACCCGCACCCGCATGGGTGGTACCTGCCTCAACATCGGCTGCATTCCCTCGAAGGCCTTGCTGGAATCGTCCGAACGCTTCATGGCGGCCAAAACCGAATTCGCCACGCATGGCGTCGAGTTCGATGGCCTGCGATTGAATCTCGCGAATTTGCTGGATCACAAGGACAAGGTGGTCTCCGGCTTGGGCGACGGCATCGACTACCTGTTCCGCAAGCACAAAATCACGCGACTGCTTGGAACCGGATCGATTCCTGGCCCCGGCCAGGTCAGCGTGACTGCCGCCGATGGCGCCAGTCAGACGCTCCAGGCCAAGGCGATCGTGATTGCGACGGGGTCGGCGGGCGCCACCTTGCCGAATGTCCCGATCGACGAAGACCGGATCGTCTCCTCCACCGGCGCATTGTCGTTCGCGCAGGTACCCGAGCACCTGGTCGTGATCGGCGCCGGCTATGTCGGCCTGGAATTGGGCTCGGTCTGGCAACGGCTGGGTTCCAAGGTGACCGTGATTGAGTATCTGGACCGGATCACACCCGGCATGGATGCCGAACTCGCGCGGGCGTTGCACAAGGTGCTGCAACAGCAGGGCTTTGAATTCCGGCTTTCCCAGAAGGTGGCGTCCGCACGCATCGACGGAGATGCCGTGGTTCTGTCCGTCGAACCTTCAAACGGAGGCGCTGGCGAGGAGCTACGCGCCGATCGCGTGCTGGTATCCGTCGGCCGGCGCCCATACATCGACGGGCTGGGCCTGGATGCCATCGGCGTCGCACGCGACCGCAAAGGGTTCATCACGGTAGATGCGCAGTGGCGCACGAATGTGGAAGGCATCTACGCGATCGGGGACGTGATCGGCGGCCCGATGCTGGCGCACAAGGCCACCGAGGAAGGCATCGCCCTGGCCGAACAACTCGCCGGTTTGCCTGGCCATGTCAACTACGGCGCGATTCCCGCCATTGTCTACACGGCGCCCGAGGCGGCATCGGTCGGGTTGAGCGAGGAAGCGCTGAAGGATGCTGGCGTGAATTACAAAGTGGGGCGTTTTCCGTTCAACGCCAACAGTCGCGCCCGGGCCAAGGCCCAGACCGAAGGATTGGCAAAGGTACTGGCCGATGCCGAGACGGACCGCATTTTGGGCGTGCATATCTTGGGACCCGAAGCCGGATCGCTGATCCACGAGGCGGTCGTTGCCATGGAGTTTCACGGCGCTGCCGATGACCTCGCGCGTACATGTCATGCCCACCCGACCTTGCCGGAAGCACTCAAGGAAGCTGCAATGGATGTGGGCAAGTGGGCGATCCACAGCGCACGTTGA
- the lspA gene encoding signal peptidase II translates to MPSALPWLGVSAAVLAVDHLTKYWVLTALPEHTAVPVFDSWWNWYRSYNTGAAFSFLSSAGGWQRHVLTFLALAIAALLTRWLTKLPRHAWPPALAYALLIGGALGNAVDRIMRGHVVDFIQWHWRDWYWPAFNLADVAIVTGAAILVLQGIFRRG, encoded by the coding sequence ATGCCAAGCGCGCTGCCGTGGCTCGGTGTGTCCGCCGCCGTATTGGCCGTCGATCACCTCACCAAATACTGGGTGCTGACCGCATTGCCGGAGCACACGGCGGTGCCCGTGTTCGACTCCTGGTGGAACTGGTACCGCTCCTATAACACCGGTGCTGCCTTCAGCTTCCTCAGCTCGGCCGGCGGCTGGCAACGCCATGTCCTGACGTTCCTTGCGCTGGCGATCGCCGCGCTGTTGACGCGTTGGCTCACCAAGCTGCCACGTCATGCATGGCCCCCGGCGCTTGCCTACGCCTTGCTTATCGGAGGCGCCTTGGGCAATGCGGTGGATCGCATCATGCGCGGGCATGTGGTGGATTTCATCCAGTGGCATTGGCGCGACTGGTACTGGCCCGCATTCAATCTGGCCGATGTCGCCATCGTCACCGGTGCCGCAATTCTGGTGTTGCAAGGCATCTTTCGGCGCGGCTAG
- a CDS encoding sodium/calcium exchanger protein, whose protein sequence is MPALYLRVTGSSVGALGDMVLFGMAILAAGFLLSWGAEAAEKYIATGFVLAVVALITVLPEYAVDFYYAYRAGQDPASGYMAYAAANMTGANRLLIGLAWPLLVGLHWWRSRQRGIALQVENSVEIVFLALASAYAFVIILKNRIGLFDFVVLGALFCLYLWRTSKAENEEEEEDEEPGPGAVIAQLSPGKRWTVMAVMSVAAAGVILLAAEPFAESLVASGRRLGMDEFLLIQWLAPLASEAPAVTIAILFVLDGRARAGLTTMISDKINQWTLLVGMLPIAMSIGAGELTSLPLDARQHEEFFLTAAQSMFALALLLRMRLSLVGAVALAVLFVGQLMLAFFYQSNPEQEIFVLTAIAWLYLALAGMLLARDARRLPALLRAAWQTRERNDA, encoded by the coding sequence GTGCCCGCGCTGTACCTGCGTGTGACCGGGAGCAGCGTCGGCGCCCTGGGCGACATGGTGCTGTTCGGCATGGCGATTCTGGCCGCCGGCTTCCTGCTGTCGTGGGGCGCGGAGGCTGCCGAGAAGTACATCGCCACCGGCTTCGTGCTGGCGGTGGTCGCACTTATCACGGTGCTGCCCGAATACGCGGTGGACTTCTACTACGCCTACCGCGCCGGCCAAGATCCGGCGTCCGGGTATATGGCCTACGCCGCCGCCAACATGACCGGTGCCAATCGCCTGTTGATCGGGCTTGCCTGGCCGCTGCTGGTGGGGTTGCACTGGTGGCGCTCGCGGCAACGCGGGATTGCGTTGCAGGTCGAAAATTCGGTCGAAATCGTCTTCCTTGCGTTGGCGAGCGCGTATGCCTTCGTCATCATCCTCAAGAACCGCATCGGCCTGTTCGATTTCGTCGTGCTGGGTGCCTTGTTCTGCCTGTACCTGTGGCGCACATCAAAGGCCGAGAACGAAGAAGAGGAAGAAGACGAAGAGCCGGGCCCGGGCGCGGTGATCGCGCAGTTGTCGCCCGGCAAGCGCTGGACGGTGATGGCAGTGATGAGTGTGGCGGCCGCAGGCGTGATCCTGCTGGCGGCCGAACCCTTCGCCGAATCGCTGGTGGCTTCGGGTCGACGCCTGGGGATGGACGAGTTCCTGTTGATCCAGTGGCTGGCACCGCTGGCCAGCGAAGCGCCGGCGGTCACCATCGCGATCCTGTTCGTGCTGGATGGCCGCGCCCGCGCCGGTCTGACCACGATGATCAGCGACAAGATCAATCAATGGACCCTGCTGGTGGGCATGCTGCCGATTGCCATGAGCATTGGTGCCGGTGAGTTGACCTCGCTGCCATTGGACGCACGCCAGCACGAGGAATTCTTCCTGACCGCCGCGCAATCGATGTTCGCACTGGCATTGCTGCTGCGCATGCGGCTGAGCCTGGTTGGCGCCGTGGCGTTGGCGGTGCTGTTCGTCGGGCAGCTGATGCTGGCATTCTTCTATCAATCCAACCCCGAGCAGGAAATCTTCGTGCTGACGGCCATCGCCTGGCTCTATCTGGCACTGGCGGGCATGCTCCTGGCGCGTGACGCCCGGCGCCTTCCCGCGCTGCTGCGAGCGGCGTGGCAGACCCGTGAGCGCAATGATGCGTGA